Within Leptotrichia hongkongensis, the genomic segment AAATAGCTGTTGTCATTTTTAAAGGCACTTCACAACGAATATCATACTCACTTATTCTTTCAAAAATATCATGTTTTGCAACAGTTATATATACATATAAGTCTCCGAAGATTCCACCATTTGCTCCAGCATTTCCACCTTCTCTTACAACTAATCTTTGTCCTGTTTCTACTCCTGCTGGAAATCTTACTTTTCTTGTATGTGTTTCTCTTTCCAATCCTGTTCCATGACAAGTATGGCATTCTTTTTCAGGAATTTTCCCTGTTCCATGACATTTATCACATTCCTGTATTCCGCTTGTCATTCCAAACAATGTTCTCTGTTGTACTCTTACGTGTCCTGAACCATTACATTTATCACATGTTTTCATATTGTGTCCTGGCTCAGCTCCACTTCCATGACAAGTTTTACATTGTCCATCTCTTTTATATTTTAATTCTTTTTCTGTACCAAAAGCAACTTCTTCAAGAGTTAATGTTAAGTTGTATCTCAAATCATCCCCTTGATGAACTCTTGGTCCTTGACTTCGACTTCTTCCACCAAAAAAACTTCCAAAAATATCTCCTAAATCCTCAAAATCAAATCCACCGGCACCTCCGCCAAAGCCTCCAAAGCCTTGTCCACCAAAGCCACCTGCTCCAGTTCCCCCATTTTCAAATGCAGCATGTCCATACTGATCATAAGCTGCCCTTTTTTGTGGGTCACTTAATATTTCATTTGCTTCCTGTACTTCCTTAAATTTGGCTTCAGCTTCAGGATTATCCTTATTTCTGTCAGGATGATATTTTTTTGCCATACTCCTATACGCTTTTTTTATATCCTGTTCCGAAGCGTTTTTAGGTACGCCAAGCACTTCATAATAATCTCTTTTTGCCATTTTCTATCTTTCATCCTTTCCACTTCTGCAAATTTTATTTAATCTTTCGTTATAATAATATCAATTTTTTTTAAACTTAAATACTTCCAAGTAGACTTACCAGCCCAAATAACATAAGCATCTCATTATTTATATTTTCCATACCTCTAAAATATATTAGAAGTCCTGGAGATCTATAAAGTATAAGCACTATCATTAATGTAATTAACAAATATAAAGCCCCTGTCACAGGTTCTTTTCCTTTTCCAACTTCTCTTATTTTATTAAAAATCGAGCTAATTGAAATAAATATAAAAACACCGTATAAAAATGACTTAAAACTAATATTCAATGGTAATACGTAAATTAGAATCAGTAGCAAAGTTTCTACAA encodes:
- the dnaJ gene encoding molecular chaperone DnaJ, producing MAKRDYYEVLGVPKNASEQDIKKAYRSMAKKYHPDRNKDNPEAEAKFKEVQEANEILSDPQKRAAYDQYGHAAFENGGTGAGGFGGQGFGGFGGGAGGFDFEDLGDIFGSFFGGRSRSQGPRVHQGDDLRYNLTLTLEEVAFGTEKELKYKRDGQCKTCHGSGAEPGHNMKTCDKCNGSGHVRVQQRTLFGMTSGIQECDKCHGTGKIPEKECHTCHGTGLERETHTRKVRFPAGVETGQRLVVREGGNAGANGGIFGDLYVYITVAKHDIFERISEYDIRCEVPLKMTTAILGGEVEVPTLNGKKKIVIPEGTQNGKTFRLRNEGIKYGRSENRGDEIVEIKVETPTNLTDKQKEILREFDGSLDNKKNYKKAHSFKDKIKRFFSKFEN
- a CDS encoding phosphatidate cytidylyltransferase, whose translation is MLEILKNNLKKFSIFVGSVSFGMLFYNYNFNFSNLYIFIYFLIVLGVCFFVNKSLKAGFENAIVETLLLILIYVLPLNISFKSFLYGVFIFISISSIFNKIREVGKGKEPVTGALYLLITLMIVLILYRSPGLLIYFRGMENINNEMLMLFGLVSLLGSI